The Salvelinus alpinus chromosome 14, SLU_Salpinus.1, whole genome shotgun sequence genomic sequence TCGTCCTCGTTCTCTTTGTTGTGGCCGGGGGGCTCCAGCCCAAAGTCGTTGCCATGGTGCGGGGGGAGCATACCCACTGAGACGTCGGACGATTGCCAGGGGTACTGGGGTGTAAGCACAtctgagggggagaggaaggaaagagtATTTGAGCTGCGTGATAGGgttagtattatactgtatagtccACAGAATCATATCAAACACAAAGACCAtaggagaagaaaaaaacatttgactCAATTTGTAGAAGAAAGGAACCACACATACAACAAAAGCATACCCGGCAATCTCCCAGCAGCCAGTGCATCTCCAGGGAGGTGTCCGTTCACGCCATTAGTTGGCAGATTGCTCATGTGACCCAACATTCCACTGCGCATCTCCAGGTCAGTCGGGTAAGGTCTACGTGGATCACCTGTTATAAGGAATATGTCATCAAGTCGATTGAAGAGTAATTACTGTAGTATTGTGAATGCTAGTCACTGCTGTGATAGGGATTATTTGAACCTCAGCCACTATCTCTACCGAGAGGAAATTCCAGTCTGGAGAGAAGGAACATGCAAGGGAAGGAGGATCTGGGGGAGGTAGTGATTGGGGGGGAAAGGGTATCTAAGACttcaaaacaaaataaaaaagggCAGAAAGAAGACAAACCTGGTACCCAGTTGAGAGGGGCACACACTGCATTGCTGGCACTAATCCTGTGGGCATATTTGATGATCTCTTCTGAGGAAATACTCCCTGAAAGACAAAAGTTATTTTAGTTTCACATTTATAATCTCTGGTGGTATTTATGTATCAGAAAGCTCTCCAGCTACTCATACGAATGCTGTGAAAATCAGGCTCACCTTTTCTGGCCTTATCAATAGATTTTAGCTTCTCCTTTGCTTGGTATACAGCAGTCGCCTAGAAGAGAGAGGTTTGGGCAAAAAAGGTTAGGTTGAATCAAAGCCATAAACAATGTGCTGTTGGGTTCCAATTTAGTAAAGGAGACACATTGTAGTCTCTTTAGGATTTCTTATCATTCTCCAGCTCCACTATTCTCACCAGTATATGTTCAGCCTCCTTCAGCTGTTTCTGGAGCTGCTGGATGTCGCAGtctctcttctccacctccttctccaggACGTGCATCTCTTGGTGCACCTTGCCCTGCTCCTGTGCCACCCTCATCAGCTCCTGGAACTCTCTGTCTCGCTTCACCAGCAGCTCCAGGATCTGCCCACAGCAAAACACATGCATTCAGACTTCTGACCGACTGCACATTGTAAGATAGACTACTATTGACACAAAGTTGTGTGGAGAAAAGCAGTCTCAAAAACCTATTTCACAAAATGCAAACTAAATCTGAGTGGTATGTTCAGGTATGGTGCACATCTTATAATTCTTTGAATAGCTTGGATTGCAGATATTGTTGCTACATCTAAATATAGTTTTAGGTTGAATCCGATGCCTGTTACCTGGGTGTCCTCGCCTCCTTGGGGGAGTTTTTGGCTCCTTGACAGTGCAAGCATCTCTATCAATTCCCTGAAATACGAGTAACATTGGGTTTtatatatacacaatccatggctGACGTTATAGCCTATACAACAGTGGTTCACAACAtttttcggttactgtaccaccaactgaattttgctctgcctggagtacacCTAatgtaccccctcatgtgcatttgaCCAGTAACCCTATgatctcatgagtcttctcaagtaccccctgtggataggccaattACCCCCAGGGGTCCCAGTagccctggttgggaaccactggcctagcaGTAACATTACACTCAGAACACGAAACGTAGGCATTGTTAAATAAACTACAAACTAGATCATTTGAATGGCTGTTCAGGAAACAATTATTCGGGTGAGAAAATAATAAATTCGTACCTGGATAACACTTCTAAATCGTCCAGTACCGATAATAACCGCTCTTTCGTAGATTTATCAGTCACCGCCATCACTGTTTCCACGCCACTGCGCAGAACAGGAAATGGAGCTGATATTTTGTTGTGTGGAAATAAAGCTTGCTAGCGACGTCTGTTGGAAAGGAGTGAAAAGTCCTTCTGTTGGCGAAGTCACTGAGGCAAAAAATAGAAAGAGGCGGAGCCACATCTATACAGAAGAAAATAGTATTCTCTGGAAGTTAGGTACTCGGCGCTCAGCTGTTGAGTTGAGGTGAATATTTGGTTGAGTCGGGCAGCACGagctgtgtgtgtttatctgcGCGGTCGTAGGAGCTAGCTACAGCAGCAAGATTCCAAACAACTTCGACGTgctaaacacactcacactctgtTATTTTGAAATCAACCAGTGCAAATTTCACGATGGTGAAGGTATCCTTTAATTCGGCCCTCGGGCAGAAAGACATGAAAAAGGACAGCGAAACCCTAATTCCCGAGGACAAGGTGAGTAATTACAACTGCGAATAGCCATCAaggattgtgttattgactgtacgtttgtttatgtgtaactctgtgtttttgtcgcactgctttgctttatcttggccaggtcgcagttgtaaatgagaacttgttctcaactggcctaacgctacctggttaaataaaggtgtaataaAAACTAAACTAAAAGATTATTACGTTAACTTAACGTTAGTTATCTAACGTTAGAAAACATTGTCACAGTTGAACAGACAGATGGCAAAATGAAGACGTCAATCCCCTAGTTAGCTCCTTTAGAAAGATCAGAGATTAGCCAATACGTTATATATAGCTATCTAATTACCGACATTAGATACATTTGAACTAATTGAAAGTAATATTTGGCCAAATGTCTAAATTAATGTTGTTAGTTCTGAGACTTGCTTAATCAGCTCTCAACAATTCACTGACCACCATTATCTAACGTTAAATTATAGCCTACAGGGGCTGCCAGTTATTGCTTTCTTTCCCCTTCATTGCAAATGGCAGGCTGAATGTCAATTAATGTTTGAGTTTTGGAGATCAGCTGGAACTTGTTTGTCACTTGAAGCCAGCgcttgtttcagtgttcagtccCTGCTGCTTACATTGATACACCCTCAACTGTTCTTTCTCATTCCAAGAACAGCAGTAGCGTTATGATAAGGGTTATCAACACTGAATTGTCATCATTCTGTTTGTCAGTGTTGGTTGGACCAAGAAATGGACAGACACAACATTCATTTCTAAGAACGGTATGATGCCAGGTATTTAGAAATAATCTAAAATAAGAAACTTTGTCCCCAGGGGAGAAATTTCTCTTGCACATTAACAACATCTCAAAAATATATGAATAAATATGGTATATGAAATATGCAGTACAGATGCCTACATGACACAATGCACATGCTCACAACTGATAGGAAGAGTAGGAGCGTGAGACAGCACTCATATGATGTCTGCTCACTTATCATCAAAGCCATGCCAATTGGGCAGGTTGCCTCTGAGAAGATGATGTGAAGTGGCAGGCGAGTCTGCATTGCAAATaactccatctgtctcccctcgCTGACTCATACCATTCAATACATTTTTCAGTACACAGTTCTGTCTTCTATCCTTCCACCCATTAAGATTCTCACAGCCTAGACTGTTTCCCCTTGGGGAAATGTGTCTTGGTTCTCCCAACAAACCCAGCATTGTATTACATTTATCACAAAACAATACAGGGTTACATACAGTCAATATGGATAATGGAACTACCATGCATTGGTCAAATCAAgcttttatttatacagcacatttcagacaatATGCTTTACAGGATAGCATCTTTTGGCATCTTAAGGTtatct encodes the following:
- the LOC139538854 gene encoding mediator of RNA polymerase II transcription subunit 4-like, whose translation is MAVTDKSTKERLLSVLDDLEVLSRELIEMLALSRSQKLPQGGEDTQILELLVKRDREFQELMRVAQEQGKVHQEMHVLEKEVEKRDCDIQQLQKQLKEAEHILATAVYQAKEKLKSIDKARKGSISSEEIIKYAHRISASNAVCAPLNWVPGDPRRPYPTDLEMRSGMLGHMSNLPTNGVNGHLPGDALAAGRLPDVLTPQYPWQSSDVSVGMLPPHHGNDFGLEPPGHNKENEDDVEAMSTDSSSSSSDSD